From the Oleiphilus messinensis genome, one window contains:
- a CDS encoding MotA/TolQ/ExbB proton channel family protein, producing the protein MLDLLKPGGMIMVPILICSILATAIIFERFWTLRVSKIAPKKASNEVWHWIKNKELNSKKLRALKESSPLGQIFAVGLANAKHGREVMKESIEQEATQVVHDMERFLTALGTVAVITPLLGLLGTVIGMIKVFAAIQLEGTGNAAILAGGISEALLTTAAGLTVAIPALIFHRYFLRRVDEIVISMEQEAIKLVEVVHGDREIDLGGE; encoded by the coding sequence GTGCTAGACCTGTTGAAACCCGGCGGTATGATTATGGTACCGATCCTGATTTGCTCCATACTGGCTACAGCAATAATCTTCGAGCGATTCTGGACACTCCGGGTCAGTAAAATAGCGCCGAAAAAAGCCTCAAACGAAGTTTGGCACTGGATAAAGAACAAGGAGCTGAACTCCAAAAAATTACGGGCGTTGAAAGAGTCGTCTCCTTTGGGGCAGATATTTGCAGTTGGTCTGGCGAACGCAAAGCATGGCCGCGAAGTGATGAAAGAAAGTATTGAGCAGGAAGCGACCCAGGTGGTTCATGATATGGAGCGTTTTCTGACTGCTCTGGGGACAGTTGCCGTTATCACGCCTTTGTTGGGTTTGTTAGGTACCGTTATTGGTATGATCAAGGTATTTGCCGCCATCCAGCTGGAAGGTACTGGAAATGCAGCGATACTGGCGGGCGGAATATCAGAGGCGTTACTGACTACCGCGGCCGGATTGACCGTAGCGATCCCAGCCCTGATTTTTCACCGTTATTTTTTGCGTCGCGTTGACGAGATTGTAATCAGTATGGAGCAGGAAGCGATCAAGCTGGTTGAAGTTGTGCACGGTGATCGGGAAATTGACTTGGGTGGAGAGTAG
- the msbA gene encoding lipid A export permease/ATP-binding protein MsbA: MAVAPSQEHKPTVDEKSPQSSQIPSNTTSEQGSETDRSLDETMSNWKVYSRLLGYVKPFWFAFALSILGNAVYAGASVLMAHSVEYLEEAIRIPSDSNRIFVCLMIVGVFALRGIGSFAGGYYIAYVGRNIVHRIRTTIFNHFVQLPCNFFDNHSSGHLVSKITFNVEQVTGAASNAITITVREGLTVIGLLGYMIYQNWKLTAIFFLIGPFIGLIISLVSKRFRKLSQRIQNSMGDVTHVASEAINGYKEVRIFGGEHYERERFEGASSYNLKQSLKMEMTKAVSTPVVQILIACAIATLLWVALSPEVHGGMSVGELIAYFTAASTIAKPIRQLTQVNAIIQSGLAAAKDLFSQLDIAAERNTGTVTATAIQGNIEFKDLEFRYSERGKAVLNKLNFKIEAGQTVALVGRSGSGKSTLASLLPRFYEATGGEILIDGVRVQDYELSSLRSQIALVTQNVTLFNDSIARNIAYGRLDDRSEQEIKEAAEKAYALEFIRQYDHGLNTEIGDNGVLLSGGQRQRLAIARAFLKDAPILIMDEATSALDNEAEKEIQKVMETVMQGRTTLVIAHRLSTIESADVILVMEEGQIIEAGSHRDLLEQGGAYYRLHQTQFCEG, encoded by the coding sequence ATGGCAGTAGCCCCATCCCAGGAACACAAGCCCACTGTGGACGAAAAATCGCCTCAGAGTTCCCAAATTCCTTCGAACACAACCTCTGAACAGGGTTCAGAAACGGATCGATCTCTCGATGAGACCATGTCTAACTGGAAGGTCTATTCCCGATTATTGGGATACGTAAAGCCGTTCTGGTTCGCTTTTGCGCTGAGCATTCTTGGTAACGCGGTTTATGCAGGAGCAAGTGTGCTCATGGCTCATTCCGTGGAATATCTCGAGGAAGCCATTCGTATCCCCAGTGACAGTAATCGCATATTCGTATGTCTGATGATTGTTGGTGTCTTTGCACTTAGAGGAATAGGTTCGTTCGCCGGAGGGTATTATATTGCTTATGTAGGGCGAAATATTGTTCATCGCATCCGCACAACGATATTCAACCATTTTGTTCAATTGCCCTGTAATTTCTTCGATAACCATTCTTCAGGACACCTGGTCTCCAAAATTACCTTTAATGTTGAACAGGTAACCGGAGCGGCGTCAAATGCAATCACGATTACGGTTCGAGAAGGGCTCACCGTGATCGGTCTGCTCGGTTATATGATTTATCAAAACTGGAAACTCACTGCTATTTTCTTCCTTATCGGGCCATTCATCGGCTTGATTATCAGTCTCGTCAGTAAACGTTTCCGTAAGCTAAGCCAGCGAATCCAAAATTCCATGGGGGATGTTACCCACGTCGCATCAGAAGCGATCAATGGTTATAAAGAGGTACGGATTTTTGGCGGAGAGCATTATGAGCGTGAGCGCTTTGAAGGGGCGAGCAGCTACAACCTGAAGCAGAGCCTGAAAATGGAAATGACCAAGGCGGTCAGTACGCCGGTGGTTCAGATTTTAATTGCTTGTGCGATTGCCACTTTGCTTTGGGTTGCGCTCTCGCCAGAGGTTCACGGTGGAATGAGTGTTGGGGAGCTGATAGCGTATTTTACTGCGGCATCAACTATCGCCAAACCAATCCGGCAGTTAACTCAGGTAAATGCGATCATTCAAAGTGGCTTAGCTGCTGCGAAAGATTTGTTTTCACAGTTAGATATCGCAGCAGAACGCAATACTGGAACCGTTACGGCGACGGCCATTCAGGGTAATATCGAATTCAAGGATCTTGAATTCCGCTATTCTGAGCGTGGCAAGGCTGTGCTCAATAAACTCAATTTTAAAATTGAAGCCGGTCAGACCGTCGCTTTAGTGGGGCGATCCGGTAGTGGTAAATCGACGTTGGCAAGTCTGCTGCCTCGATTTTATGAAGCAACGGGTGGTGAGATATTGATTGATGGTGTCAGAGTCCAGGATTACGAACTCTCCTCCTTGCGCAGTCAAATTGCCCTGGTAACCCAGAATGTCACCCTGTTTAACGACTCCATTGCCCGCAATATTGCCTATGGGAGACTTGATGATCGTTCTGAGCAGGAAATTAAAGAGGCGGCAGAAAAAGCCTATGCCCTTGAATTTATCAGGCAGTATGACCATGGATTGAATACGGAAATCGGTGACAATGGTGTATTGCTTTCCGGAGGGCAGAGACAACGTTTGGCGATTGCCCGTGCGTTCTTGAAGGATGCACCTATTTTGATTATGGATGAGGCAACCTCTGCGCTCGATAACGAGGCTGAAAAAGAAATTCAAAAAGTGATGGAGACGGTGATGCAAGGGCGTACAACACTGGTTATTGCCCATAGGCTCTCCACGATTGAATCTGCGGATGTAATTTTGGTTATGGAAGAAGGGCAGATCATCGAAGCAGGTTCCCATCGAGACTTGTTAGAGCAAGGGGGCGCATACTATCGACTGCACCAGACGCAGTTCTGTGAGGGCTAG
- a CDS encoding DNA internalization-related competence protein ComEC/Rec2, whose product MRLVLSAMSGGVIVLYYSAFSPPNPVVFGLFFVACLFFLRDRTRIMAATLVGFSVAALHVNQFSDQMIPVQYERKTVLVEGEVCSLPERRGAMMRFDYCLFTTPWRAKDVRVRVVLHSDALMAYNDSASISNGSGVSETELSGYLRTNVRLIRPRGLANPAGFSMERWLYAKGYRAQGVIQSIDDIGSCQRFWSCQLTHYRQQIRNRLMPHLRASTMGHFVLALTLGDRSEIPYLDKSILRDTGLGHLIAISGMHLSMVGGFVYWLLALVWRRSYFLQRYLGVLLPVSVLLVSTCFALVSGFAVSTQRALLMALVVMLWFYGYRPRPSVILLTAVAILLLSTPAYIYDLGFWLSCYAVAVLMLIFARRLSTSSWLSALFGAHFLVFFGLLPLLVLFALPVTPISIVANIFAVPLFTLILLPLSFFIVTSLLMGFVAPAQWGLQLFDMLLLLLSAGLHGLVSLCPPVGFMATLQGQWHVFLSFFMACFVILLPVPVLSRGLCVVIWAGILIFGSAKPKQASSLAVLDVGQGLAVAVQHGNQGWLYDFGRDFAAGLPVASAILIPYLQRLGLESIDTAVLSHGDKDHQGGLAILAKTMSIRNFFYGHRSEPQAFSSYNIDDIRQCQARQSFHFDEHFSWQVLWPVKSAKANTVSESSNARSCVIKLDLNGVSFLLSGDISAAVERELVTLYREQLRTDVLIAAHHGSNSSSSWAFLKFVNPSVAVFSSGYLNAFGHPHPEVVARMKAMSIEMYDTAQDGAIIFRPKSSQVAQSRREQFDVVRHRAVQNHFWLEAKD is encoded by the coding sequence ATGCGTTTAGTTTTATCCGCCATGTCCGGTGGCGTAATAGTACTTTATTACAGCGCCTTTTCGCCACCCAATCCAGTGGTATTCGGTTTATTTTTTGTAGCCTGTCTGTTTTTTTTGCGAGATCGTACCCGAATAATGGCCGCAACACTCGTCGGGTTTAGTGTCGCGGCATTACATGTCAATCAGTTTTCAGATCAGATGATACCCGTTCAATATGAGCGGAAAACAGTCCTTGTAGAGGGGGAGGTATGTTCATTGCCTGAGCGTCGTGGGGCGATGATGCGTTTTGACTATTGCCTGTTTACTACCCCCTGGAGGGCAAAAGATGTTCGCGTTAGAGTCGTGCTCCATTCGGATGCGCTTATGGCCTATAACGATTCGGCGTCGATTTCTAACGGTTCTGGAGTGAGCGAAACCGAGCTGTCAGGATATTTAAGGACAAATGTCAGGCTCATCAGGCCCAGAGGGCTCGCGAATCCGGCAGGATTCTCGATGGAGCGTTGGTTGTATGCAAAAGGTTATCGCGCTCAGGGCGTGATTCAGTCCATCGATGACATTGGCTCTTGCCAAAGATTTTGGTCTTGCCAGCTAACCCATTACCGTCAGCAAATTCGTAACCGGTTGATGCCTCATTTGAGGGCGTCGACGATGGGACATTTTGTATTGGCGCTGACGTTGGGCGATCGAAGCGAGATTCCGTACCTAGATAAATCAATACTCAGGGATACGGGGTTAGGGCACTTAATCGCAATATCTGGAATGCATCTCTCCATGGTGGGTGGCTTTGTTTATTGGCTGCTTGCGCTGGTTTGGCGTCGAAGTTACTTTCTGCAGCGTTACCTTGGGGTGCTGCTGCCAGTTTCGGTGCTGCTGGTTTCCACTTGTTTTGCTCTGGTATCCGGTTTTGCTGTCTCGACACAGCGGGCTTTATTAATGGCCCTGGTGGTGATGCTCTGGTTTTATGGTTATCGTCCCAGGCCTTCAGTAATATTGCTGACGGCGGTCGCTATCCTGTTGCTGTCGACGCCTGCTTACATTTATGATCTTGGTTTTTGGTTGTCCTGTTATGCTGTTGCGGTACTGATGCTTATTTTCGCCCGCCGGCTTAGCACCTCTTCCTGGCTTTCGGCTCTCTTTGGTGCCCACTTTCTTGTGTTTTTTGGCTTGTTGCCGTTGTTAGTGTTGTTTGCACTTCCTGTCACGCCAATCAGTATTGTGGCCAATATATTTGCAGTGCCGCTGTTCACGTTGATATTACTCCCCCTGTCGTTTTTCATTGTTACAAGTTTGTTGATGGGCTTTGTAGCGCCCGCACAATGGGGGCTCCAGCTTTTCGATATGTTGTTGTTATTGTTGAGTGCGGGTTTGCACGGCTTGGTCAGTCTCTGCCCGCCGGTGGGCTTTATGGCAACATTGCAGGGGCAATGGCACGTGTTTTTGAGTTTTTTTATGGCGTGTTTCGTGATTCTATTGCCAGTCCCGGTTTTGTCGAGAGGGCTTTGTGTGGTGATTTGGGCTGGAATTCTGATCTTCGGTTCGGCGAAACCTAAGCAGGCATCATCCTTGGCCGTGTTGGATGTGGGTCAAGGTCTTGCAGTGGCGGTTCAGCATGGAAATCAGGGATGGCTGTACGATTTCGGGCGCGATTTTGCCGCAGGTCTGCCGGTGGCAAGTGCAATACTGATCCCGTATCTACAACGGTTGGGCCTGGAGTCAATCGATACCGCGGTGTTGAGTCATGGCGACAAGGATCATCAGGGTGGTTTAGCGATTTTGGCAAAAACAATGAGCATTCGAAACTTTTTTTACGGACATCGGTCAGAACCTCAAGCGTTCTCAAGCTACAATATAGACGATATTCGGCAGTGTCAGGCCCGTCAGAGCTTCCATTTCGACGAGCATTTTTCCTGGCAAGTGCTGTGGCCCGTCAAGTCTGCAAAAGCTAATACGGTCTCAGAGAGTAGTAATGCGCGTTCCTGTGTTATTAAACTTGATCTGAATGGTGTTTCATTTTTGTTGAGCGGTGATATAAGTGCTGCAGTAGAGCGTGAACTGGTTACATTGTATCGTGAACAACTGCGGACGGATGTCTTGATTGCAGCGCATCATGGCAGTAATAGCAGTAGCTCATGGGCATTTTTGAAATTCGTTAATCCCAGTGTTGCGGTATTCTCGAGTGGTTATTTGAATGCTTTCGGGCATCCTCATCCTGAAGTCGTGGCCAGAATGAAGGCCATGTCGATTGAAATGTATGATACTGCACAGGATGGTGCGATTATATTTCGGCCAAAATCAAGCCAGGTTGCCCAATCTCGACGAGAACAATTTGATGTCGTCCGTCACAGAGCGGTACAGAATCACTTCTGGTTGGAAGCTAAAGATTGA
- the lpxK gene encoding tetraacyldisaccharide 4'-kinase, with translation MRKRLERWVTGLWYRRPANGLVVRYLPLYLLSLLYSAIVRTRRQLYLAGIKRSWHPTGTVIVVGNITAGGTGKTPLTIAILTYLQSKGYRCGVVSRGYGGSSHDSPLTVDSSIDVEMCGDEPKMIAERLQIPVVVDRDRVRGANYLQSQFELDVIVCDDGLQHYRLQRDIEIVVFDGQRMIGNGHSIPLGPLRESARRLKHTGIVVVNGPEAESGDVLGTRGVLDGYRANSQPPWFAMGLKPADLIQVGGTEAVDVNSLKGREVVAIAGIGNPKRFFETLRTLGFNVVEKTYPDHYRYRTADFAEFHDQIVVMTEKDAIKCRGLGLRNAWYLPVEAELPGDFFREIDRIMARNQ, from the coding sequence GTGCGTAAGCGTCTGGAACGGTGGGTGACCGGACTATGGTACCGGCGGCCGGCGAACGGGTTGGTTGTCCGATATTTGCCTTTGTATTTGTTGTCGTTATTGTATAGTGCGATCGTCAGAACTCGCCGTCAGCTTTATCTTGCGGGTATCAAGCGATCCTGGCATCCCACTGGCACGGTCATCGTAGTTGGAAATATCACCGCGGGGGGAACCGGCAAAACCCCCTTAACGATAGCCATTCTGACCTATTTGCAGTCTAAAGGTTATCGTTGTGGTGTGGTAAGCCGAGGCTATGGCGGTAGTAGCCACGATAGTCCGTTAACCGTAGACTCCAGCATTGATGTCGAGATGTGCGGTGATGAGCCCAAGATGATTGCTGAGCGGCTTCAGATCCCTGTTGTGGTTGATCGAGATCGGGTACGCGGTGCAAATTATTTACAGTCTCAATTTGAGCTGGATGTGATCGTTTGTGATGATGGTTTGCAGCATTATCGATTGCAGCGAGATATCGAGATTGTGGTGTTTGATGGTCAGCGAATGATTGGAAACGGCCACAGTATCCCTTTAGGACCACTGCGTGAATCTGCTCGACGATTGAAACATACTGGCATTGTCGTGGTTAATGGCCCTGAAGCAGAAAGTGGTGATGTTTTGGGTACCCGTGGTGTACTGGATGGCTATAGAGCCAATTCACAACCACCCTGGTTTGCAATGGGGTTGAAACCTGCCGACCTGATCCAGGTCGGCGGCACCGAAGCGGTTGATGTTAACAGTCTTAAGGGGCGAGAGGTGGTGGCCATTGCCGGTATCGGAAATCCAAAGCGTTTTTTTGAAACCTTGCGGACATTAGGGTTCAACGTGGTCGAAAAAACATACCCGGATCATTACCGGTATCGAACCGCGGATTTCGCGGAGTTTCACGATCAAATAGTTGTCATGACTGAGAAAGACGCGATAAAGTGTCGAGGTTTGGGGTTGCGGAATGCGTGGTACTTGCCTGTAGAGGCAGAATTGCCGGGCGATTTTTTTCGTGAAATCGACCGGATTATGGCACGGAATCAGTAA
- a CDS encoding ExbD/TolR family protein — translation MKFKRQAGEEVSVNLTPLIDVVFLLLIFFMVSTTFTKESHLEIDLPEASGEAAPSEKKVVEVVINHKGEYSVNERPLINSQADTLTKAIIKISENNSALPFIITADAKTPHEFVVRAMDVAGKLGFSQLSITTQKTNEK, via the coding sequence GTGAAGTTTAAAAGGCAGGCGGGTGAAGAAGTCTCAGTCAATCTCACGCCCTTGATTGACGTTGTGTTTCTACTTTTGATTTTTTTCATGGTATCGACCACGTTTACCAAAGAGAGCCATCTCGAAATTGATTTACCGGAAGCGAGTGGTGAAGCTGCGCCTTCGGAGAAAAAGGTTGTCGAGGTGGTGATCAATCATAAAGGGGAATACAGTGTTAATGAGCGGCCGTTGATCAACAGCCAGGCGGATACACTCACAAAGGCAATAATCAAAATATCTGAAAATAATTCTGCTTTGCCATTTATCATAACAGCTGATGCCAAGACGCCCCATGAGTTTGTTGTCAGAGCAATGGATGTCGCGGGTAAGCTCGGGTTTTCGCAGTTGAGTATTACTACCCAGAAAACGAATGAGAAATAG